A stretch of Myxocyprinus asiaticus isolate MX2 ecotype Aquarium Trade chromosome 42, UBuf_Myxa_2, whole genome shotgun sequence DNA encodes these proteins:
- the LOC127432827 gene encoding leucine repeat adapter protein 25-like: protein MNGHQSSLADCPTGSVCSIEGLPPLPKGLSGILNSSGGSWRDIEKVYSKRTRIQADISKSRVSDSFGRSKPASLDAALAMLRKEMVGLRQLDMSLLCQLWSLYESIQEYKGAFQDITSSLCESSFNTENGFSEDEEEEDEGESGETLLTLPQPTQNSRDQWIKDSFHIPI, encoded by the exons ATGAACGGGCATCAGTCCAGTCTAGCGGATTGTCCGACTGGAAGTGTGTGCTCTATTGAAGGTTTGCCACCGTTACCCAAAGGATTGAGTGGCATCTTAAACTCAAGCGGGGGTTCCTGGAGGGACATTGAGAAAGTGTACAGCAAGAGGACGCGCATTCAGGCGGACATCAGTAAGTCCCGAGTGAGCGATTCGTTCGGCCGCAGTAAACCCGCAAGCCTTGACGCAGCGCTGGCCATGCTGCGCAAAGAGATG GTGGGACTCAGACAGTTGGACATGTCCTTGCTGTGCCAGTTGTGGTCTCTATACGAGTCCATACAGGAATATAAAGGAGCTTTCCAGGACATAACCTCTTCTTTGTGTGAGAGCTCCTTCAACACTGAAAACGGCTTCTCtgaagatgaggaggaggaagatgaaGGGGAGAGTGGGGAGACACTGTTAACCCTTCCTCAGCCCACTCAGAATTCACGGGATCAGTGGATCAAAGACTCTTTTCACATCCCAATTTAA
- the LOC127432825 gene encoding protein ZNRD2-like, whose protein sequence is MSHTRVSKRKRSLCCQTADEESMALNADDEDFEWEPPSEAEMKVIQARRERQDKISKLMGGYLLKGYKMLGECCELCGTILLQDKQKKDYCVACQELDSDIDKDNPALNAQAALSQVRERQLATHPLPEANGASSSDPPLAITGQPRPEHCEGAASGLRGPLPTIQPTSLPVPAASPIFLPPTNPPLQAANPSGSLGNTLQHHPALSSAEEAVLHKLRWATQELQHSVSVEASIQLCNLIRGCAESLRSLKELQLT, encoded by the exons ATGTCACACACACGAGTTTCGAAGAGGAAGCGTTCTCTGTGTTGTCAGACGGCTGATGAGGAAAGCATGGCCCTTAACGCAG ATGATGAGGACTTTGAATGGGAGCCTCCCTCCGAGGCGGAGATGAAGGTGATTCAGGCCCGACGGGAGCGTCAGGACAAGATCAGCAAGCTGATGGGAGGCTATCTGCTGAAAGGATATAAGATGCTGGGGGAATGCTGTGAGCTGTGTGGG acaATTCTTCTGCAAGATAAGCAGAAGAAAGATTACTGTGTTGCTTGTCAAGAGCTGGACTCAGATATTGACAAGGACAACCCAG CTTTAAACGCCCAAGCAGCCTTGTCACAAGTACGAGAGCGGCAACTTGCAACTCATCCTCTCCCTGAAGCTAACGGAGCCTCGTCCAGTGACCCGCCACTCGCCATCACAGGCCAGCCCAGGCCAGAGCACTGCGAGGGGGCTGCATCTGGACTGAGAGGTCCCCTTCCCACCATACAGCCCACTTCTCTTCCTGTCCCCGCCGCCAGCCCCATTTTCCTTCCACCAACCAACCCTCCTCTTCAGGCCGCAAATCCTTCGGGGTCCTTGGGCAACACCCTCCAACACCACCCAGCCCTGTCGAGCGCAGAGGAGGCCGTGCTACACAAACTCAGATGGGCCACACAGGAGCTCCAGCACTCAGTGTCAGTAGAGGCCAGTATCCAGCTCTGCAATCTGATCAGAGGCTGTGCCGAATCCCTGCGTAGCCTGAAAGAGCTGCAGCTCACATAA